The Candidatus Methylomirabilota bacterium genome includes the window CATACGGGAACCGATGGTATGGGATGTCGGCGTCGGATACCGGCAGGCCCTAGAACGATGGGAGATCGATCAGGTGCGGGAGACCGCCGCCCATTCGTCAGACCGGTCGGTCAGGCCTCACATGCGCCGAGCCCATGCGCATCTGTATTGGACCGGTCCAGGCAGAACAGAGCCGCGGGTGAGATTTCTGCTGCCGATTGCGGTCAAGGGAAAGCAGGCTGAAGAAGAGGCGGCACGCTCAAGTCTGCAATTGATACGATGAATGATCGGGTCTCCGGTGGTCACGTCCTATTCGGCGGGTAGTCCTTCCTGGGCGCAACGCACGCTGGAGTCTCATGGGCCGGGTTGTTCACCCAAGCGTCCACCGCGTGACATTCCATCTCGTCAGATGGGTAAGGGGTAAGGAGGGGAAGCAGTCTGGCCGGCTCCTGGATCGCGGGATCGAGCCAGACGGCCTCGGCCTCTCGCGTCAGGATCGCCGGCATCCGGTCGTGGATCGGCCGCAGGAGTTCGTTGGCGTCCACGGTGATGATCGTACAGCTTTTGACCTCTTCGCCCTCCGGTGAGCGCCAGGTGTCCCATAGCCCGGCGAACCCGAACGGCTCGCCGTTTTTGAGCACAATGCGAAACGGCTGTTTCGTCCGGTCGCGCTTCTGCCACTCGTAGAATCCGTCGGCCACTACGAGGCAGCGCCGCTTCCGGAGCGCGGCCCGGAATGCGCGCTTAGTTGCTACAGTTTCGGCGCGCGCGTTGATCATGCGGTTACCGATAGCGGGATCTTTGGCCCAGGACGGAACGAGGCCCCAGCGCATCCGAGTGAGATAACGCTGCTCGTCGTCGCCCACCACGATGACGGCCTGGGTGGGGGCGATGTTGTAGCGGGGCTTGTAATCGGCCTCTTCGAGGCCGGTCCGGACCTTGAAGCGCAGGGCCGCGGTATCGAGGGTAGTCGTAAGGGTGAAGCGTCCGCACATCAGTTAGGGTTACCGTCCTCGACGCATCGGCAGCTTTCGACGTACGGCCTGCAGCCCGTCAAGGAGCTCCTGATCCGTCAGCAGGCCTTTGCGCACCGAGAGGCGGCGGAGGGCCTCTTGCTCGTAGAGGCAACTGCGGAGCAGTTCCTCAACGGTCACGACTTCCTTTGGAGTTCATGTGTTTGGCCATCTTCACTTCCCGTGTGTGATCGCGAGGTTCGAGATGAAATTCCGGCACCCCCCAGGAATCGCCTCAAGGGACACAGATGATCAGGTAAAAAGGGGCAATTGGGTTCGGCAGAGCTTTCTGCTCATTAGAGAAGCCGCGTTCCCTTCACCACTTTAAGAAATGGCGCGTCGGTCAAGCTCAACTCGTGGCCATCAGATTCGATTATTCTTCGCCAGTCTCCAGTAGTACCGTCCCGATGCTGTGAGTCGGCAGGCCTTAGATTGCATAGCCGCATCGTACATGTGTGGCGCATCGACAGGTACGACTACGTGAACACGGCTGAGCATTTGAAGTTTGCGGAAGACTTCCGTCTTGGCGGCCTCCTGTTTTTCACAACTAGGCTCGAACGCGGGCGACAGTGGCAGGTCTTCTGCTGGCACCGGGAATATGATCGGCAACTCACGAATGATCGCAGTCTCCACGGCAGGCGTACACTTTCTGAGCGCGATGAGCTTTGAGACGTGTGACTTAAAAAGCGGTCGTTGATCCCATGCGCCTAAGGCAGCTTCGACGAACGCATAGATCGCCGGTGCTGTTACGTTGCCCATAAGATCGGCCGCGCCACCTTCGAGTGCATCCGCGACGAGCGAGGTAAACAGTCCCGCGCCACTAGCCTCAACCGAGACTTGATCGCCACGGCTGGCGGTCAAGATCGACACGCCTTCGCGGAGCAGAGCCTTCGTGTTGTCGATCGCAGGTACATTCCCGAGATTGCCAGAGTGGCAGCAATCTAGCAGAATCACAACCTCATCCGCCTTCGAGTCGTTCGCCATTTTCAGTATGTCTGTCATCGATACACCCTCGTCGTAACTTTTGGCGTCTTGAGTGACGAGGTAGCCGCCGAGGTTGTTTTCGGTGCCATGGCCGGAAAAGTGGAGCACAGCCAATTCAGATTTATCTTTGAATAGTTGCTCTATTGCCTGCTTGAGCGACGCGCGTGTGGCGACGTCGTTTGACCCGCCGTTGGGAGCCACCATCGTGCGGCACCCGAAGTTGGGTGAACCATCCTCGTGCTTTTCGAGCAGAGCAGCCATACGCGTCGCGTCACTGACGCAGCCGCGCAGCGCTCCGAAGGAATACGAGTCGATACCTACACACAAAGCTCGCCGCATGACTGGTTACCTCGCCCCACCGATCAGCGCCTTCAAATTATCCCAAGTCCATCTGTATACCTTATCGGAGGTTTGGGCCGTGGTCGGTTTGGTGCAGTTCTTGTCAGCATATGCTGCGAGCAGGAAGTAGTCCTTGGATTTTTCTCGGGCGATAGTCAACTCCTCTGCAACGCCTTTAGCCGTATGAGTCCGCTCGCCGCACAACACGATCACCAGGTCAATGTTATCCATCCGTCGGCGAACTTTCTCCTTCCAGTCTCCGGCTAGAGGGTCTTTTACCGAGGCGTCAGTGAAATCGAACGGGCTATCAGGTAGCTTGGCCTGCCCGGCTAGCATCGTCTTCGCGCCTTCGTCGTGATCGTAATCGAAACTGATGAACACACGCTTCTTTGCCATTGATATCACTCCTGTATTGAAGTACAGTTCCGATTGTTCTGCCGTTTTATTGCAGAAGACCAGCGTTTCTCCTCTTACCGCCATCACTGTAATGCGCCGACGGGCGAGTGCGCCGATCACCGGGTTGAGCGGCGAGCATCAATTGCTGACGAGGCGCTCGTCCGTTCCAAATCACTTTTCTGTGCCATCCTAGGCTAAAAGCGCGCTCCACTCGTTCACTCACTACCGTACGCATTAGAAGGACCCCCTTGCCTCCTGTAAGCGAGAAATGTCGCTCATCCACATCGTGATCGACCGTGGTATCTGCAGTCGACCAATGAGGTCCGGATGCTCCGTGAGGTGACGTGCAAGGAAGAATTCCTGGTATGCCCGATGTGCGAAGCGCAGCCTGAGACGCTCACCGACCGAAGCTCTCGGAAGAGGAACCAGCAGACTGTTCAGGAAGAGTCCGGTCGAATCTGTGATACCAGAAAAACCCCTTTCTGCCGACAGGACTTCGTCTAGGGAGCAGGACGGCGTTAACTCGAGACTTCCATTATGGACCTGCGTCATGCGATAGGCAGCGGTAGCCATTGCGCAGAAGGCCAGGTACACGACCATGTCAATACTTTCGCCGTGCGAGGTAACCGGTGGTCGGCCAACAACTCCCCAGTTCATCGGTCGCGTCACGTCCCGGCGTATCTTCAGTTCTGCCCACTCTTGAAACAACGCGGCACGCCCAACCTCGTGAACGTCTCGCTCCGCTACCGTCTCTAGAATGAAGCGAAGAAACAAAGGCCGGCGAGGTATATCTCCATAGAAACGCGTGTAGTCTCCGCTCTGGATAGCGCGGATAAAAACGTCCACGCGGGCTCTCTGCTCTGGATCGGCTATGGTCGTTCGGTACCGCGAGGCGAGTGTGCGAATCTCATCATCCGACCACGGCAGGAGTTCGATAAGTCGTATGCGCTGCCGTCGGGGTATTCCATGTCGTGCTATTGCACCGAATGAAGCTGTGAAGTCGCCTTGGCGCTCGTGCCAGAGTTCGGAGCGCGCGAGGAGCACAATGGGCACTCGGACTTCTCGCAGCAGATTCAGAAGCGACTGGATGCCGCCTCTCCGACAGAGATAGACTGACTCATCAACGCCATCGATCATTAGGATCATAGGGGTTTCAGGGTCCTTGAGGATGTGAGCGATCACCGGGCGAGCAATTCGGGACAAGGTAGGTTGGTCTGAATCCTGAACATCTCTGAGGAGGGTATCGAGGCTCACGCATTGCTCCAGCAAGTCCTTGGTGCTGACAGTTCTGTCAGAGATGCTCGCCCCGGGCACGTAAAGCACTTGTCTGTTCCCTACGCCGAAGGAGCGGAGAGCAGCGGTGGTCTTTCCAAAGCCAGCCTCGCCAATGACCACGCACAGCCTGACATGCGCGGCCAATATCTGCGTCGACGGATCTGCGAGAGAACGGGTCGGCTTCGAGGAGGACAGCAGACGGTGTTGATCCACGAGAAGCTCTGAGGTCTGGAGCGGTACGACGTCTAAGGGTGTGCATAACTCTGGTTCCATCCGTGCATGAATGTTGGCGACAGACAGATTCCATTGACGTATGCCCACCTGCACGCGCTTTAGCACGCTGTTGAAGGCTTCTGTAAGGATGCGCGACAGGTCCCAAAGCTCCGCCTTCTCGGCGCACCCCGAGTTCATGAGTTCAGACAACGCTTGTTGGATTGGCTGGCGAAACTCGGCGCTTTTACCGGGT containing:
- a CDS encoding peptidase C14; translation: MRRALCVGIDSYSFGALRGCVSDATRMAALLEKHEDGSPNFGCRTMVAPNGGSNDVATRASLKQAIEQLFKDKSELAVLHFSGHGTENNLGGYLVTQDAKSYDEGVSMTDILKMANDSKADEVVILLDCCHSGNLGNVPAIDNTKALLREGVSILTASRGDQVSVEASGAGLFTSLVADALEGGAADLMGNVTAPAIYAFVEAALGAWDQRPLFKSHVSKLIALRKCTPAVETAIIRELPIIFPVPAEDLPLSPAFEPSCEKQEAAKTEVFRKLQMLSRVHVVVPVDAPHMYDAAMQSKACRLTASGRYYWRLAKNNRI